Below is a window of Gemmatimonadales bacterium DNA.
GGTCCGGCTCACCTACACTGACGCGGGCCACATCCTCGGCTCCGCCTCGGTCGTGCTCGACATCGACGGCCCGGGCCGCGCGCGCCGCCTCGTCTTCTCGGGCGACATCGGGCGCTGGGGCCTGCCGATCATCCGCGACCCGCAGCCGCCGGAGGGTGCGGCCGATGTCCTCATCGTCGAGAGCACCTACGCCAACAAGACGCACGAGTCGGTGGCGGGCGCGCAGGACCTGCTCGCGAAGTACGTCGGGACCGTCGCGAAGCGCGGCGGCAAGATCTTCATCCCCAGTTTCGCGGTGGGTCGCACCCAGGAGATCGTCTACGAGCTCCACGGCTTGGCCCGCGCCGGGAAGATCCCCCAGGTCCCGATCTACGTGGACTCCCCGCTCGCGGTGAACGCCACCGACGTCTTTCGCCTGCACCCCGAGGCGTTCGACAAGAGCGAGGAGCTGATCGGGAAGACGACCGACCTCTTCACCTTCCCGCTCGTTAGGTACGTCCGGTCGGTGGAAGAGTCGAAGCGGCTGAACGGCACCCGCGGACCAGCGATCATCATCGCCGCGTCGGGGATGGCCGAGTCCGGCCGCATCCTGCATCATCTCGCCAACGGCGTCGGCGACCACCGCAACATGGTGCTCTTCGTCGGCTTCCAGGCGAGCTACACCCTCGGCCACCGCCTCCAGGACGGCGCGCGCGACGTGAAGATCTTCGGCGAGATGGTCCCGGTCCGCGCCGAAGTCGCCACCATCGGCGGGTACTCCGCCCACGGCGACCGCACCGAGCTGAAGCGCTGGGTGGAGGGCTTGGGCCCCCGGCCCAAGCACACCTTCTGCGTCCACGGCGAATCGGAACAGCTTCAGGCCATGGCCGGCATCGTCCGGGAGCTTGGTGTTTCAGACGTGAACGTCCCAGCCCTCGGTCAAGCCTTCGAGATCTAACCGCACCAACCTTTCGGCTCCTACCGCTGTCCCAAGTTGTGAAACCAGACATCTACACCTGTCGTATGGCTCGTGTCTGACGCCATTCGCCGTTCGATCGCCTGGGAGTCCGTATGCTCAGTTCGCTCGCCGCCGTCACGTTCGCGGCCAGTTCCGCGTTTGCCGCCCAGCCGGTTCCTGCCCACCAGACGGCGGCGAATCAGCTCTCGGCCACCTCTGCCAC
It encodes the following:
- a CDS encoding MBL fold metallo-hydrolase; amino-acid sequence: MRLTCWGAAGEVTGSMHLVEVGSQRILLDCGLFQGRREEARKKNQSFPLKPGDIDVVVLSHAHIDHAGRLPILTKIGYTGPIFCTPATRDLASIMLPDAGFIQEKDFEFLQKRGHNGLAEPLYTAADARAVSEHMISVPYGRPLDITSRVRLTYTDAGHILGSASVVLDIDGPGRARRLVFSGDIGRWGLPIIRDPQPPEGAADVLIVESTYANKTHESVAGAQDLLAKYVGTVAKRGGKIFIPSFAVGRTQEIVYELHGLARAGKIPQVPIYVDSPLAVNATDVFRLHPEAFDKSEELIGKTTDLFTFPLVRYVRSVEESKRLNGTRGPAIIIAASGMAESGRILHHLANGVGDHRNMVLFVGFQASYTLGHRLQDGARDVKIFGEMVPVRAEVATIGGYSAHGDRTELKRWVEGLGPRPKHTFCVHGESEQLQAMAGIVRELGVSDVNVPALGQAFEI